Proteins encoded in a region of the Trypanosoma brucei gambiense DAL972 chromosome 11, complete sequence genome:
- a CDS encoding T. brucei spp.-specific protein, which produces MSATSFHFAASGKSIHHLDAVGDVRYCSEQGIVSDILNNIGSGTLVFAIVDNRGDGEELLRMLFTSFADTWGSPLGAWTQFGVSFIDEASCELLQYQCDRHSDIVSIIEDEGAQYRCCSITASVVEPTSDSFDFLRVTLTLVIWSERSGDKDFLRTAEMVTTAQGIKLGSIFFYFASEDISFVDRCLSMANKLRDVCLTRTLGSNKKRDFDTLLKQVRGWSLFTNEFYRMGPQLEGPYLINLNPRLVVGEKLAHLVSRGVSWIVADGSSASYSDIVVLPLGCGSDGKNPGNVFSPHCSLSYEGETVFIRPECGMTYVNGKFLSCETELQHDDRILLGSGMAFRFVLVTAKEQQEQSPRVVDWESTFKEFEMAAVNVTKEAELRQLNDEVADLREECDQLRLQLQQGSQRSNKAWLVLSNPSDTHAGPCVWDLCWMVDGDSVTLGPGGDISPHLTESAAILRTAEGFVCRSDSGDTELAHLQPFTIGGGVFSLCLQSALVNAKSSAAQSGSSSEVARLERERGDDVNEVKRTLYTLQWTIAHLLDFAFPKGKGAADDLNDVADPPIRALVTDYSIYTDGEFTLQGLAAQARTMIEAIQMSMSRMAGEINGVLTPVKRAGGDVRLPETLREGTLGRVKREKYLSCETNEKVANSARRALTDLNSRSKRPHKSTISQLSEEELHARTLDHLSAQVMILKAKCFVAAPLVVRQMSVALQVLSYACDSKIQLKRYIRELDLILEKDPNVVELNECKKRNIALALVDVLVSLNYVMRNCHFTLADRETVDSRLKQWTSIADICIPVISNAESWRHKPNMDPSLMARQRRAPAAVHNTALASAATVNATTTVLNTRRTRLQPTTPREVGQTLRSAPPGGQEHVAASYTVHQRRQMLSGTPASTLRKAPVADSVNRGVSKSSFPKHIPVSPRLGAHAKASGKVTPLRLNLATPYQCAVSSPRINSAARSVPPDVSNFNSSRTATMGRSATTGTPLKARKA; this is translated from the coding sequence ATGTCAGCTACGAGTTTTCATTTCGCAGCGTCAGGGAAAAGCATTCATCATCTGGATGCCGTTGGTGACGTTAGATACTGCAGTGAGCAAGGGATCGTGTCCGATATCCTGAATAATATCGGGAGCGGCACTCTGGTCTTTGCTATAGTAGATAATCGCGGGGATGGAGAGGAGCTACTGAGGATGCTGTTTACGAGTTTTGCGGATACATGGGGGAGTCCGCTTGGCGCCTGGACGCAGTTTGGTGTATCATTTATTGATGAAGCTTCGTGCGAGTTGCTTCAGTACCAGTGTGATCGCCATTCCGATATTGTAAGTATCATTGAAGATGAAGGCGCTCAGTACCGATGTTGTTCAATAACCGCCTCCGTGGTAGAACCCACGAGTGATTCCTTCGATTTTTTGAGAGTCACTCTGACCCTGGTGATTTGGAGTGAGAGAAGTGGTGACAAAGATTTTCTCCGAACAGCAGAAATGGTGACAACAGCGCAAGGGATAAAGCTGGGGTCTAtcttcttttactttgcTTCTGAAGATATTTCGTTTGTGGACCGATGTTTGTCCATGGCCAACAAACTTCGGGATGTTTGTCTCACTCGCACCCTTGGGtctaacaaaaaaagagacttTGATACACTTTTGAAACAGGTGAGGGGATGGTCACTCTTCACAAACGAGTTCTATCGTATGGGTCCGCAGTTGGAGGGTCCGTATTTAATCAATCTCAATCCCCGTTTGGTTGTCGGAGAGAAGCTTGCCCACCTTGTGTCGCGTGGTGTTAGTTGGATTGTGGCGGATGGGTCTAGTGCGAGTTACAGCGATATTGTTGTACTTCCATTGGGTTGTGGTAGCGATGGGAAAAATCCTGGAAATGTGTTCTCACCTCACTGCAGTCTTAGTTACGAAGGGGAAACTGTGTTTATCCGCCCAGAGTGCGGCATGACGTACGTTAACGGAAAATTTTTATCATGCGAGACAGAGTTACAGCATGACGATCGTATTTTGCTGGGGAGTGGAATGGCCTTTCGCTTCGTCTtggtaactgcaaaggagcaACAAGAACAATCGCCAAGAGTCGTTGATTGGGAATCTACTTTCAAAGAGTTCGAGATGGCGGCAGTGAACGTTACCAAGGAGGCCGAGCTACGCCAGCTCAATGATGAGGTTGCAGACTTACGCGAGGAGTGCGACCAACTTCGGCTTCAGCTCCAACAGGGAAGCCAAAGGAGTAACAAGGCGTGGTTGGTTCTCAGTAATCCTTCGGACACCCACGCAGGGCCTTGTGTTTGGGACCTGTGTTGGATGGTTGACGGTGATTCTGTAACCCTTGGGCCAGGGGGTGACATCTCTCCCCATTTAACCGAATCTGCTGCAATTTTACGAACGGCGGAGGGCTTCGTATGCCGTTCGGACTCTGGGGACACGGAGCTGGCTCATCTACAGCCATTTACTATAGGAGGAGGCGTATTTTCATTATGCCTACAGAGTGCTCTGGTGAACGCGAAGAGCAGCGCGGCACAGAGCGGCTCGAGTTCCGAGGTGGCTAGGTTGGAGCGTGAGCGAGGGGATGATGTAAACGAAGTTAAGAGAACTCTTTATACGCTGCAGTGGACAATCGCTCATTTGTTGGACTTCGCTTttccaaaaggaaagggggctGCCGACGACTTGAATGATGTTGCAGATCCGCCAATCAGGGCGCTGGTAACAGACTACAGCATATACACAGATGGCGAGTTTACGCTGCAGGGGCTGGCAGCGCAGGCAAGGACCATGATTGAAGCGATACAAATGTCTATGTCCAGAATGGCAGGGGAAATCAATGGCGTCCTTACGCCGGTGAAACGTGCTGGTGGTGACGTTCGACTCCCCGAGACTCTGAGAGAAGGAACCCTTGGACGAGTTAAGAGGGAAAAATATCTTTCGTGTGAGACAAACGAGAAAGTGGCAAATTCAGCACGGAGAGCACTAACCGATCTTAATTCGAGGTCAAAGAGACCCCACAAGTCTACCATTTCTCAACtaagtgaagaggagttacATGCACGTACGCTTGACCACCTTAGCGCCCAGGTGATGATTTTAAAAGCCAAgtgttttgttgctgctcccTTAGTTGTGAGGCAGATGAGCGTAGCCCTGCAAGTTCTTTCCTATGCCTGTGATTCTAAAATACAATTGAAACGGTACATCAGGGAGCTGGACTTGATATTGGAGAAGGACCCAAACGTGGTGGAGCTCAATGAGTGCAAGAAGCGGAACATCGCACTCGCTCTCGTTGACGTGCTTGTCTCTTTGAATTATGTAATGAGAAACTGTCACTTTACTCTTGCTGATAGGGAAACCGTGGATAGCCGACTGAAGCAATGGACATCCATTGCCGACATTTGTATTCCCGTTATCAGCAATGCCGAATCGTGGAGGCACAAGCCAAACATGGATCCAAGTCTCATGGCTCGGCAACGGCGTGCGCCTGCTGCTGTACACAATACTGCCCTTGCAAGTGCTGCCACTGTAAACGCTACTACCACCGTTTTGAACACGCGGAGGACGCGTTTGCAGCCGACCACACCACGTGAGGTGGGGCAGACGCTGCGCAGTGCGCCGCCGGGTGGACAGGAGCATGTTGCGGCCTCGTACACAGTGCATCAAAGACGGCAGATGCTGAGCGGCACACCGGCTTCAACGTTAAGAAAGGCCCCAGTCGCCGACTCAGTTAATCGGGGAGTGAGCAAGTCATCGTTTCCCAAGCACATTCCTGTTTCCCCCCGGTTGGGCGCGCACGCTAAGGCATCTGGAAAGGTGACACCATTGCGACTCAACCTTGCCACGCCATACCAATGCGCAGTAAGCAGCCCAAGGATCAACTCGGCCGCAAGGTCCGTGCCGCCTGATGTATCTAATTTTAATTCCTCAAGAACAGCGACGATGGGACGGTCTGCGACCACTGGGACACCTCTCAAAGCAAGAAAGGCGTGA
- a CDS encoding sodium/sulphate symporter, putative, whose amino-acid sequence MKFGKRLIEEEVEQWKDFYVNYKRLKKFIHSSPLTGVEFSEELFRIIGEELERAGGLFKELLEELHRCHDELLEQDPQLPAVPSKLPWMFNRKRVHREKLNSPREGLSVAFESSTENSMMNEIVVEQREGFVSKFKKCFLKLIGDSQKQEIEEDTPRARFLEWHSSAHMLQHFAELNLEAIRKSAKKLRKYRRNEGDFTISIEAEISRSQIGRSLPRLHVFMTDVDADYERKFGEALVQFKNITINQTYHAKWRFVFLSAALFWILMFFPILESHPSAHNCVALFGVIISLWITEAIPFFCTAMLIPIIAVPLGIITDPATHRVASTTVASRIILSRMMDHVQILVLGGLTIGKALGRTHLEVYAAGALYRLTAHRPSMYLLGVMLCSSVLCAFVSNIAAPLLVLGVIRPTLWEFPEDTEAPHAILLGLAFACDIGGMLSPIASPQNAVALSVLSFHDVSFLSWVTVALPLVLVGVVASWAIILLVWKPFKNVSSIPLQVVNTEGNKEVRLADQVVVVMVSLITVVLWVLPPNLLFGDTGVVALIPIVVFFGIGILAKEDFNTLSWHLMFLLAGGNMLGLCARDSKMLDIIADSLHDTLVSQPPYTTLVSLILVVGVVTTFVSHTVAAMILLPMILKIGLVLPKEEGVFAVSPFTLVFLSALMCSGAMAFPISSFPNVNSLLAEDSRGRPYLKAKDFLFCGTIITFLLFICFVTWMVPFTYVVFEGKP is encoded by the coding sequence ATGAAGTTCGGAAAGCGGCTTATAgaggaggaggtggagcAGTGGAAAGATTTCTATGTAAATTACAAACGGCTGAAAAAGTTCATACACAGTTCCCCGTTGACAGGAGTCGAGTTTAGCGAAGAACTGTTTCGAATTATAGGTGAGGAACTTGAACGCGCCGGGGGGCTGTTTAAAGAGCTTCTGGAAGAACTTCATCGGTGCCATGATGAGCTCCTTGAACAGGATCCTCAACTTCCCGCTGTGCCATCCAAGCTACCCTGGATGTTCAACAGGAAGCGTGTCCATCGTGAGAAACTAAACTCGCCAAGGGAGGGGCTCTCTGTCGCCTTCGAGAGTTCAACTGAGAACTCAATGATGAATGAGATAGTGGTGGAGCAGCGTGAGGGCTTTGTCTCCAAGTTTAAGAAATGTTTCTTGAAGCTCATTGGTGATTCGCAGAAGCAGGAAATTGAAGAGGATACACCAAGGGCTAGGTTTCTTGAGTGGCACTCGAGTGCGCACATGCTGCAACATTTTGCCGAGTTGAACCTGGAAGCCATACGTAAATCAGCGAAGAAGCTTCGAAAGTACCGTCGAAATGAGGGGGACTTCACCATCTCCATTGAAGCAGAGATTAGCCGTTCGCAGATTGGTAGATCACTTCCTCGCCTTCATGTTTTTATGActgatgttgatgctgaCTACGAGCGTAAGTTTGGAGAGGCTCTGGTCCAATTTAAAAACATTACCATAAACCAGACCTACCATGCGAAGTGGCGTTTTGTCTTTCTCTCGGCTGCTCTCTTCTGGATTCTGATGTTTTTCCCAATATTAGAGAGTCACCCGTCGGCACATAATTGTGTGGCACTGTTTGGTGTTATAATCTCGTTGTGGATAACGGAGGCCATTCCTTTCTTCTGCACTGCCATGCTCATTCCCATTATAGCCGTACCGCTTGGAATAATTACTGACCCGGCAACACATCGAGTCGCCAGCACAACTGTTGCATCCCGCATTATCCTTAGCAGAATGATGGATCACGTTCAGATACTTGTGCTTGGCGGTCTAACTATTGGAAAGGCACTGGGCCGCACACACTTGGAGGTTTACGCCGCCGGCGCACTTTACCGTCTCACTGCTCACCGTCCTTCGATGTATTTGCTGGGTGTAATGCTGTGTAGCAGCGTCTTGTGTGCATTCGTATCTAATATCGCCGCTCCTCTTTTGGTTCTTGGTGTGATACGACCAACGCTGTGGGAATTTCCAGAAGATACGGAGGCCCCGCATGCCATCTTACTTGGTTTAGCTTTCGCCTGCGACATTGGTGGGATGCTGTCGCCCATAGCCTCGCCTCAAAATGCTGTAGCGCTGTCCGTGCTAAGTTTCCATGATGTGTCCTTTTTGTCGTGGGTCACCGTTGCGCTCCCTCTCGTGTTGGTTGGTGTGGTTGCATCGTGGGCTATCATTTTGCTCGTGTGGAAACCCTTCAAGAACGTGTCGAGCATTCCTCTGCAAGTGGTTAACACAGAGGGGAACAAGGAAGTGAGACTTGCGGATCAAGTTGTTGTGGTAATGGTGTCACTCATTACTGTCGTACTGTGGGTGCTGCCGCCTAATTTGCTGTTTGGAGACACTGGTGTGGTTGCCTTAATACCCATCGTAGTTTTTTTTGGGATTGGTATATTGGCTAAGGAGGATTTTAACACACTCTCATGGCATCTCATGTTTCTGTTGGCTGGAGGAAACATGCTTGGCCTTTGCGCAAGGGATTCGAAGATGCTAGACATCATTGCCGACAGTTTGCACGACACGCTGGTATCACAGCCACCGTACACAACACTAGTGTCTCTGATTCTTGTGGTAGGGGTCGTGACGACATTCGTTTCTCATACCGTGGCAGCTATGATACTTCTCCCGATGATTCTTAAGATTGGCTTGGTGCTACCCAAGGAGGAGGGAGTTTTTGCGGTGTCTCCTTTCACCCTTGTGTTTCTTAGTGCACTCATGTGTTCTGGTGCCATGGCATTTCCCATCAGCTCCTTTCCCAATGTCAACTCGCTGCTTGCGGAGGACTCGCGCGGCCGCCCGTATCTCAAAGCGAAAGACTTCCTCTTCTGTGGAACCATCATTACATTCTTGCTGTTCATCTGTTTTGTCACATGGATGGTTCCATTTACATATGTTGTGTTTGAAGGCAAACCGTAG
- a CDS encoding oligomeric golgi complex component 8, putative, translating into MELEVSEESRIRSSIVEAMVQNYPLMSCTQEVNVKVATASDAALSCATRLGDSLTKLQALSQAMSRVGQLWRKERQVALGTVEQHQKLLAFLEAPSVLQECIRNEMYHEALVVLEHVRRSSRPIENVEFLHCVEAEVLIALQQALEEQILPRLAEQLTVASALKLTTFLRRLGVEETYIRQLFLLKRGEYIDGHVHEAERSGAPYSRIFRYLTTFKVHVAEVVLQYTACFSGEVDGGSCSELVGWCHARSFVFLERLRACLERIANGSELASVIEQYNNCASAAALVHMDMFGLISEAVSSRVKSLFAEQLSLATQSYSASMATFSWRPPTDAQRQALQINSEVEVVPGITSSPPVGLLQWLPLAYALNGILTAFNSIRKCVVPGVESFCVAKVEELMQIIARDLSRDRDVLMAVEGAEKHAYLLFVHAFVHEFYTHVLVCVRELLGDEAQQQLAMAMQYSVEGLRGLLSHENKPSRDATRHVPHCCPSPDITLSQNAPPINDVGVAHGSEQFLETREKHS; encoded by the coding sequence ATGGAACTTGAGGTGAGTGAGGAGTCACGCATCCGCAGTAGCATTGTTGAGGCAATGGTACAAAACTACCCGCTGATGTCGTGCACACAAGAGGTGAACGTCAAGGTTGCCACCGCTTCAGATGCTGCGCTTTCGTGCGCGACGCGCCTCGGCGACTCTCTCACGAAGTTGCAGGCGCTTAGTCAGGCCATGAGCCGCGTAGGGCAATTATGGCGCAAGGAGAGGCAAGTGGCCCTGGGCACTGTGGAGCAGCACCAAAAGTTGTTAGCTTTCTTGGAGGCCCCTTCAGTTTTACAGGAGTGCATTCGGAATGAGATGTATCACGAAGCACTGGTGGTGTTGGAGCACGTTAGGCGGTCTTCTCGGCCCATCGAAAATGTGGAGTTCCTTCACTGCGTTGAGGCTGAAGTGCTCATCGCGCTCCAACAGGCCTTAGAGGAGCAAATTCTTCCTCGACTAGCGGAGCAGTTGACAGTTGCCTCCGCACTAAAGTTGACCACTTTTCTCCGGAGGCTCGGTGTGGAAGAGACGTACATCCGGCAACTGTTCTTGCTAAAAAGGGGAGAGTACATCGACGGTCACGTGCACGAAGCTGAGCGTAGCGGTGCCCCGTACTCGCGTATATTTCGCTATCTAACAACATTCAAGGTCCACGTTGCTGAGGTGGTCCTTCAGTATACTGCCTGCTTCTCTGGCGAGGTAGATGGAGGCTCATGTAGTGAGTTGGTCGGGTGGTGCCACGCGAGGTCTTTTGTGTTCCTCGAACGCCTCCGCGCCTGTCTGGAGAGGATTGCCAACGGCTCCGAGCTTGCATCTGTTATTGAGCAGTACAATAACTGCGCGAGTGCTGCGGCGCTGGTGCACATGGACATGTTTGGCCTCATCAGCGAGGCAGTTTCGAGCCGAGTGAAGTCTCTTTTCGCCGAGCAGCTTTCCCTTGCCACACAGTCCTACTCCGCATCCATGGCAACGTTCTCTTGGCGGCCTCCGACAGACGCCCAGCGACAAGCGTTGCAGATAAATAGTGAGGTGGAAGTGGTGCCGGGTATCACGTCGTCACCACCTGTGGGCCTTTTGCAGTGGCTGCCACTTGCATATGCACTGAATGGGATACTGACTGCGTTCAATTCGATTCGTAAATGTGTTGTGCCTGGCGTAGAGTCTTTTTGTGTCGCAAAGGTGGAGGAGTTAATGCAGATTATAGCGAGGGACTTGTCACGTGACAGAGACGTTCTTATGGCAGTGGAGGGAGCCGAGAAGCATGcatatttactttttgtccATGCGTTTGTGCACGAATTTTATACACACGTCCTGGTCTGTGTCCGAGAGCTTCTGGGTGACGAggcgcagcagcagttggCCATGGCTATGCAATATAGCGTGGAGGGCCTGCGTGGTTTGCTTTCCCATGAAAATAAACCGTCACGAGATGCGACCCGGCACGTACCTCATTGCTGTCCGTCCCCGGACATCACTCTCTCGCAGAATGCACCCCCAATCAACGATGTTGGTGTCGCTCACGGTAGCGAGCAGTTCCTTGAAACGAGGGAGAAACATTCGTGA